Genomic DNA from Chaetodon trifascialis isolate fChaTrf1 chromosome 19, fChaTrf1.hap1, whole genome shotgun sequence:
cctctctctcttctatcCGATGCTTCAGCTATGGGAAAACAAGCTGTTGCAGTCCAAGGCAGTGGAGGGCTTCCATACTGAGGAGCAGGCAGCCCTGCAGGCCgctcaacagcaacagcagcagcaacaacaacagcagcagcagcaggttcagcAGGTCCAACAAGTCCAGCAGGTGACCCAGCCTGCACAGGCCCAGCAAGTCATCCTGCctccccagcagcagcaaggtTTGTCAGCGCTGCATGCACAATGTCCATTTCAACAAGTCACGAATTCTTTTCCCACTGAAAGTAAGGGTAACGGAAAACTCCTCTATTAAAGGGATTGCTTCTTATTATGCATAACTAGCAGATTAGACTTTAAGAGCCAGCAGTAGAGTAAATGACTTGACCAAATCAGTGTTCACAGATGtacttttttccatttcatttcatttaatggtATTATTAGTAGTTTTCGGGCCACATTATGGCGCCACTGAAACGTGTCTCCCTCCACAGCTCCCCAGCAGCAAGTCATTGTTCAGGATTCCAAGATTCTACAGCACATGAGTGCAACAGGGATGGTAAGTAGATAACGTGCATTTAACGAAAAGTTTGGTGTGTGATgctcaaagaaaaacagatgcaaTGCACGTTGGTAGTGTATGCATAACTGTATCTGATTTGATGTGTTCTGCTGTTCCCCACATGACCACCATATGTGAACACATTTACGTGCTCCTGTTGTGTCTCACACACGACACCTTTTCCTTTATCGGTTTAAATTGTATACAATGGAGCATCaacacttcacttccttttgTACTTCCTGTTCTCACCAATACCGTTCTGTTGAGCCAGCCGTCTGCTAATGTCGAGGCTTGCATCTGTattgttttaaaagaaaaaaccctTCTCTCGAGATTTTTACGCTTTGCTTGCAAATTTCTCACCATTCACTGTCAAACCTGGCAGATAAAATGAACGAATGCAAACGATTAAAGGCTGCTTTTATCACGACAGCCAAGGGAATAAGAATATTAGCACTTTAATCGTCAAGATGTTGTGCTGTATTTCTTAAATTTATTACAGCCTCTCCAGAGAAATGTGCTTAATGCCAGTGGCAGATatacctgtgtgagtgtgtatgcgtgtttTTTAATACCCATGTAGAGCATTTACATCTTGACAACCTTAAAACTTTAACAGTCTTGTTTTCCACATTCCTGAACCTTAAAACCCAGCTTTAGGGCTTTTGCCTGTGGACTTACGTGTGTGCAGTCGAGTGTGTGCATCACTTCCTCCTGTCAGGCGCTCGTTATATGTGtgttctcctcttctcctctagAGTGCAGCAGCTACCGCAGCAACCCTTGCTTTGCCCACAGGGGTCACCCCGTACCAACAGCTCATCACCAGCCAAGGtaaaacactcacacaggttTATCTGTGCGCCAGATTGAGGAGAATAATCACAGATTTTAAATTTGACAAATGAAGCCCTCACATCTCTTCCGTTTTGTGGTCTCTCAGGTCAGATCCTGCAGGTGGTCCGTGCTCCCAATGGGGCCCAGTACATCAtccagcagccgcagcagcagatcctcttgcagcagcagatgcagcctGGCGGCGTGCAGGCACCGGTCATACAACAGGTACAAAGGCAGAGTTATTTTGGGGAATCAGGAGAAGATGTGACCACTCAACCCTCACCCTTTCTCCCAAGAAATATTATCCGTGGCCTTTATGTCAGTGACGTCCCCCTTTGAACCAGCAACAGTAGGATGCAGTTAAAGTATAGCACTGTGTGATGAGTCAGACAAccgttttctctgtttttcagaaACTGCTTGTAAATTACATCGTGTCAATTCACCGATATTTATGTTTGAGCTTTTGTAAAAACGTGGGTTCTTCCTGTTTACCGTCTGTGCAGGTCCTGGCTCCTCTGCAGGGAGGCCTGCCCCAGCAAACAGGAGTCATCATCCAGCCGCAGCAAATTGTGTTAGCTTCAGGAAACAAAGTCCAAGGCAGTACACAGGTCAGCACCTCCTCAGTTTGCTCTACACTTCAAtacatcattttgttttctatcaaatttcctgcttttttttgttttgttttgtcatattATTGATGAACATTTGTGTCTATTTTGAACTGAAGTACATTGTTAAATCCCATAGGCATATATTTATGCTGTTCTTTCAACACTAACTAATTAGACTAATGACCTGACAATGTCGGTTTTGTCTTCTGGGGCCTTCTTCACATTAGGTGATGCAGGCAGCTGCGATGGCGCCGCAGCCTggtcaggcagcagcagctcaggtccagcaggtccagcaggcCCAGGGTGCAGCTGCACCACAGACCCAGGCCCAGCAGCAAGCCCAGCCCCAGGCTCAACCCCAGCCTCAGGCCCAGCAGCCTCCCATGATGCTGCAGGTGGACGGCACCGGAGACACCTCGTCAGAAgaggacgaggatgaggaggaggagtatgatgaagacgatgaggaggagaaggacaagGATGGGGGAGAGGATGGACAGGTGGAAGAGGTGGGCACAAAACTGAAATCtgaagtgagacagacagaacaaaggCCTTTGTTTACTGGTGGCTGTCCTGCAGCTTTGGGTGTTGTTGCTCAGTGGATCAGTGTTTGAAAAAGTCTAACTGGCCAAAAAGCAAtatgtgttttcctcttgttaaGGAAAAAAGATGTTACTGTATAATGACATCTTTTCCCCAGATAATAAATACGGATCATTAAATGGTGCATTTCTCCTGCAACAGAAGCAATGGGACACTTAACTCGCAGTCAgccagtctgtgtgttttaatgttttatggACCAGGAATTCTCTTTCAGAGGCTTTTGCAcaacatttgaaatgtttaataTTGTCTAACCCGTCTTCAGGAGCCACTGAACAGTGGGGATGATGTCAGTGATGAGGAGGACCAGGAGCTGTTTGATACAGAGAATGTAGTGGTGTGCCAGTATGACAAGGTAAGAAGTGATCTGAAATCAGCCTGCATGGACAAATGGTCAAGTACCAAATTTCTAATTATCTTAGATCTTGTATCTCTTATATatgaaggttgttttttttttttttatttcagctcaCCAGTCTGTTGCACACAGGTGTGGTGCTCACATACACCTTCAGGAGTCAAATATTGGCCAACATATTTTTGTTATTCAGTGatcaaaaagctgcttttttagACACTTTATACAAAAGCTGCAGCATAACAGTTAACTTTATATTTTCCCTACACCATACATTTCCATTATAAAAGTACCTCTTAAATTGTTTCATGTcagctttgaaaagaaaaatgctgtcatgaagtgaaatattaaagaagCCTTTTCTGGTCCTTCAGTGTGTGGGAGCCGTTTTTATTGGATATTAGTGCTGTTTGTGCCTTGAGTGCCGTGTTTGATCGGCAGTATCATACAGCCCCAAGTGTATGACAGCCCTACTTTATGCTAATTCAGTCCTTAGAAAGAACTGTTGGCGAACCCTGCAGTGTTGCATTGGTTAAAGACATTAGAGACCACGTCTGCTGTAAGATGAAACAGTGTCCATCTGTCCTTGACGCCCACAACATTCATTTCCTTCTCTTCACTCCCCAGATTCACAGAAGTAAGAACAAATGGAAATTCCACCTGAAGGACGGGATCATGAATCTGAATGGGAGAGACTATGTCTTCTCCAAAGCCATTGGGGATGCCGAATGGtgaagtagaaaaaaaaaaacagacaaagcaaCAGGAGCAGGAACTCTCTAACTCCTTCTATCCAGTTAACAGACACTTCAATATCCTTCCATATCCTGTGGCTGGATTCATTTCAGGAAACTTCTTCTGAGTCTTTGAGAACTCTGACAAACCCAAAGGACTGTGAGGTACCGTAAAAACTGGGTGTCGTCAAAAAACACTCGACTAGCCTTGCGGGATGAGAAACCTACAGGAGAAGGGAAAGCCTGTGAACAGAGtgttctttatcttttttgCTTCTTCCAGgcttctcttctgttttcctgaCAGAATTCACACACATTGGAAAGTAAGCATTTCACATCGTACAGGTGTAGTGGACCATGGTGACCTGACCTGTCCTGCcacaggaggtcagaggtcattcATAATAATCCCCATAGATGAGAAACACCGTCATGATGCACTGTAGTCGGTTGACTGGATTGACTCGTGTCTACATTTAAGTCCAAACTTAGTGCCACCAGTCAGGATTGCTGCCTTTAGAACGGCCAGAATCACCTTTTTGcttcgattttttttttcttccttggATCATAGTTCTGTTTCACTTCATGTTTATGAAAATGGTGCTCCAGAGTGTTTTATGTAGTAAACAACCTGTTATTGttttaagcatttttttaaatgaagggTTAAGACAAAGAAAGTCAAAGTACAGGAATCCTAAAATAACtgatagttgttttttttttttcttctaagcAGTGCTCAGTccaaaaaatattattttcctCATTGGCTTCTCTGGAGCTTCATTCCATCTTTATCCCAAaacttcacaaaaaaaaagaaagagcagatcCAACCCTGAATTCATTTCAGAATTGTAGAAAACGTCTGAAAGCTtgtcctgtcagtgtgtctccTTTGCTCTTGTTTTAGTTCTCTGCAGCCGTCTGAAAATTTGCACTGTCAGTTTATCAAAGTGTCGTGAAATCAGTCGAGTTAATCAACAGCCACAgcgtgctctgtgtgtgtgtgagcgtgtgtgtgagcgagtgcGACTGCAGTCATGTGGTGAGTGCTCACGTGTGTTTATGttgactgatgtgtgtgttttcactgcttctCTCTGGAAATGTAttcgtttttttttcttgcacatCTCAGTCTCAAAACGTCACAGTTGAAACAGTAAAATAGAaaattagacattttttttGGTGGGGCAGGATggtgtctttcttttctttttttcttttctttttttttttttacatttatttattcctgAAAGTTCATGAAATGTTCTAGATTTTCAAAGGTTGGAAAGCCGCACCAAACTGTGCTCTTATAATCTAATAAgtgttcctttttttctgttggcTGGACAAAGTTACGTGAGGCTGTGTTCCAAACCATTTCGTCCACCATATGTTCTCCTGTGCTTTCATTTTATCCATGACTTTTAAATGAGAATATTTTCTATCGAAGTGAGTTGAACTCGGGGGCccgtgtgtgtctctgcagtttgtttttagtGCCCCTGTTGCAGCAATTTCAAATAAAGTATGTGTTTTTTGACTGTTGTGTCGATTTGGTTGATGGTTGGCTCTGTAGAGTAgtgcatttttaaaagaagcCCCATTAACACCGAGGAGGCACTGATAAGGTGACTGATGGAAACAATTagtgaacaaaaaaataatgttataCATTTAGAAATACATGATCTAACTGAAACaaaattgttttatttcattttttttccccactgacTAGAAAGTAATTCTATCTATTATCCactctttaaagaaaaaaaatcacggGAAATCCTGGGTCAGCTTTTGGGTCAGTGTTCAGTAGCTCTCCATGGTTATTATTCACCAAAATCAATCCCACTCATAATTGCTTAATCATTTTCTGTTCATCTCCTGATTGTTGAATGTTGCGTGTGCcttttgaattttatttcattttccgTGATAGATGAGCTTATGAAAAGGATGtctattaaaaatgtattcacTGCTTTCAAATTGTTTTGTCGTGTGTGTTCTAGCGACTGTTCAGATGATTGAGGACTtgtattcttattattttcatttaattttttttaattaaatcaagtTTGGAACAAAACTCAGAAGGTTGTGCTTtgaatgcattaaaaaagaagggaaaaaatgtgGCAGTAATTTTGTTTAGCCCTAATTTGAATTGACTGATGAGTAAATCATTGTCACTGTCAACTTTTTTATTCTGGTCAAATAGTTTTCAGGCACTTGCTATACTATCTTACTACAATGGGTCAGAACGTTTTCTGTCAGAGTTAACTCTACAGCCTGATCAGATGAAGTCAAGTAACCCTTTAGTAACACTACCTACTGTGTTTAGAATATGGTAaattaaactgattttaaaagtgGATGCTGTTTAACACTGTTCACATTAAAGTGGACATTACTTTTTGCAATTTCAACCATTTTGCCTTTAGCTAATGACTTCATTATCTATTAGTTTTAGCTATATTGCAATTTtttacaaactgtttttatCTGACTGTTAACACAGTTGATTCTTGACcattcttttcccctctttaGCTATTTCAGCATTTATGCCTTACTTTTAACAATGCCAAACATCCATTTTATACATTTAGCTAACTATTGTAACAAATTATCTGTGACTTTCAGCAATTTAAACCATTCATCGGTTATCATTATTACTATCTGTTAATGTTACCCATTATTTTAAGAAGTTTAAACCACTTTACTAATAGCTAACTGTTTCAGCTATAGGGAATGGGAATGTGAATTCATAGACAGCAAAATGTCCATTTCTCACCACCTGGCTAGCGGACCTGTTTCTGTTAGCTAGGTAGTCTCAACTGGGTGTAACTCAGTTAAATTTAAACATGTGGGCTATAACAGCCCCCCAAAAATAAATCATGCTGAGAAGCTGTGTCATGCAGGACTTCAGGACAGAGGGAGCAAAAGTgtaactgcagctttaacatttTTGCACTTTACTTCTTGGTATACTGTAACCTTATCTAAAACAATAAGAACTGCTGAACTAATGCAAAACACAGTGAATAAGGTTGAAGACATGAAATGTTGCAGCATACAGTCAGACACAAAGGTAGGCTAACGTTTCATTTTCCTAGATACTGGTAGATTAATTATTTATGATTAGCCAACGTTTTGTTAACATTCAGTTAGCATAACATTAGCTAACCCTTGTTTTGTAATATATCACCCCTTTGCCACTGCTGAGAGCTTCTCTTTTTATGGGCACTTGTCTTTTGTATATACTATTACTCTGACATCTACTATACATTTCTGATGATGAACAATTGATAGATGACAAATGGCCAGTGACAATGACAGATAACAACAGCTGGTGCGCTATTCTCCATAAATGGCGGCACTGCCTTGGAATGCTAACACCATTCTCATTCCCTAACTATCCATCGTGTTTTGTTAACTATTGCAACTGTTTACAAAGCTTACCATTTCATTATCCATTAATTTTTAGCTTTATTACAGCTTATTACAATTTATTAGAGCTATATAATattttttaattggattttaAGTTTATCCATTACTTGTAGGTTTTTATTAAAACTTTTTTGtccctgttttttttggttaattttAAGTTAGCTAACTGACTTTTCTGCTCGCTCACTAGTTTTCACATGCTCAATTGTAACACATACTCCAACTGTTATAACTGACTCAATATGGATCTATATGCTTCTCAATATAGGTGTATATTCTTTAATTGAATCTCAATTTTTAACTGTTGAGGCAAAAGTAACCCCTGGGCAACAGGGAGGTGGAATTGGGAATCACTTCCTTACTACATCTGATGCAATATGAACGTGAGACCTAGAATCTGCCCCAGCCTGTCTTCAATTCTGCTTTTCTAGCTGTATAATCCAGCATCTGGATGGCTGTCAGGGTAAGCACAGCATGGGCGTTCTCCCTGCCTTTCTTCTAAATCCTAGCCAAACTGATATAATCCTTGTGTATTTCCTTGTGGGTAATTATGAGATAAAGGTGTGGTGCTGCTTGGGATTAAAGCTGAATCAGAAACTACATGGAGATTTTTGCCCTTGATTGTAACTGGATTTGAGGCAGGCTGTCACTTCTACAATATATCACGCGTCACAAAGACTTATTCAGCCCTGAACAGACCTAGTAGAGGAAGAATGTATCCCTGGCTGCTTCTGATGAAGTGGGCCCTGTTGCTACTCCTGGGCACTCAGACATAAGAGTCTGAGCTGCTGGCGAATGAGGCTTATAATGAGGCCCCGGAGATGTCTAGCTTAGACTCTATAGCTTTCTCTGCTTAACAGCTAACTGACGGTGACTGCCAATCAGCTGCATGGCAAAATAGAGTTTGTAGGCTTCAGTGAAATGTCATAGCCAAGCCTGTTGGCTGTGGCGTGTTGAGTTTACCATAGTCTCAGAAAATGTGAAGTTCTTTGGGACAAAGAGCCTCTATCCATTTCTAATGGAGATTCCTCCTTTCCTGGTTTTCCTCCATTGTCTCATGCCTTTTGCAGTGTCCCATTATGAATGTAGAATCCGATAGGCAGAGGCGGGAGAAAGTTGTTTTACAAGTCACAACTAAATCTTAACTCTTGGCTATGGAGTCTTCTGGTGTGAACTaccaaacaaacatttcctCCATTGACACTGGAATCTGAACAtagtctctgtgatgtcacccacAAGTTCCTGAGGAATCATTGTGAAGTTCAGTGAGAGAAGCTCCGGACGTCACCATCTTGGCAGTGTCTaactccaccaaactcccagcttgtccaaaaatgggcaaagaggtagagcgtgggtggagctcaGGCTGGCCAAATGAAGTCTTGTTGCTGAAACCTAGGAGTTAGTTGTTTATGGTCATTCAGAACAGCTTACACTTTTGCCTTTAGACATGATCAGATGACGTGTTGTATGAAGTCGTATGAAGTCTTTTATTTTAAGTGTACCCCTGATAAAGTAATCTATCTGATTCAAATCTTCAGTCTGACTTGTGTCCAAACTGTGTGATTTGAGTTGACACCTCTGCTGATAGGTGAAAGGTTATTTGCGAATAAGAAGAGGTGACTAATCATCTTTGGCAAAAGAGAATGGTTCAAATATTGGGCTGCTCAGTGGCTTAGAGCCCAAGCATCTTTTGGAAACTCATagaaattcttaaaaaaaaatagcaaagtAGCAATAACAGTCATTTGCAAGGATCAGTGCACAAGTAATTAGCCCCATTCACCAACTGCAACCACTAAAGCTGGCACACTTAGGTAATTGAAA
This window encodes:
- the gtf2a1 gene encoding transcription initiation factor IIA subunit 1 is translated as MASSANPNPVPKLYKSVIEDVINEVRELFLDEGVDEQVLQELKTLWENKLLQSKAVEGFHTEEQAALQAAQQQQQQQQQQQQQQVQQVQQVQQVTQPAQAQQVILPPQQQQAPQQQVIVQDSKILQHMSATGMSAAATAATLALPTGVTPYQQLITSQGQILQVVRAPNGAQYIIQQPQQQILLQQQMQPGGVQAPVIQQVLAPLQGGLPQQTGVIIQPQQIVLASGNKVQGSTQVMQAAAMAPQPGQAAAAQVQQVQQAQGAAAPQTQAQQQAQPQAQPQPQAQQPPMMLQVDGTGDTSSEEDEDEEEEYDEDDEEEKDKDGGEDGQVEEEPLNSGDDVSDEEDQELFDTENVVVCQYDKIHRSKNKWKFHLKDGIMNLNGRDYVFSKAIGDAEW